The window GAGTTCGACGCCGAGGTCCGGGTGCTGACCGCCGAGGAAGCGCCCGACAGCGTGGCGAACAAGGCCGAACCCGGCCGACCCGCGATTAACATCGAGGAGTAGGCCGTCGCTGTTCGCGGGGTTTTCTCGCAGGCGCCGCTATCGAGGGAATCGTCAAAAAATACGAGTCGCGTCCCCCTACGTCGACAGCTGGTCGTGTTGCCAGCCCGGGTCCTGGCCCGTTCGCTCGATCAGTTCGGCCCGGCAGGCCGGACAGTAGTCGGGAACCGTCGATTCGCTTCGGGGGACGTACACCGCGCCGCCACACTCCACGCACGCATCCGCGACGATGGTCGCACAGTCCGCGCAAACGTTGAAGTCGTCTACCGTCAGGTCGCGCAGCGGTTCGAGTTGTTTATCCAGGATATACTCGTCGATGACCGTCTGACAGTGTTGGCACGGTTGCATAGCGATGCTCCTAGTCAGATGATACCACACCGTAAATACCTGTCCCCACCGGAAACCCCCGCCGGGCGAGCGGAAACGGTCGTCGAAAACTGCCGAAAACGCCATCTCAGCGCCGGAGGGTCCATGGTACCTTGACTCTCGGAAGGGTTATCCCCTGATGGGCCATACATTTGTTTGTAATGGCAAACGGTAAGGTTGACTTCTTCAACGACACTGGCGGCTACGGTTTCATTTCGACTGACAGCGACGAAGTAGACGACGACGAGGACGTTTTCTTCCACATGGAGGACGTCGGCGGCCCGGACCTCGAAGAAGGTCAGGAAGTCGAGTTCGACATCGAATCATCCCCCAAGGGACCCCGCGCGACGAACCTCGTCCGCAACTAATTACGAACGTCGTCCGTCGCTGATACCGATGGTCGTCGATTTCGTTTTCTTCAGGAACTACACCGAATAGCGATACGCTCGCCGTTAGGCAACCCTCTCGACTTCGGCCAGTACGTCGTCAGCGTGGCCGTCAGGGTCCATATCGTCGGCGTCGACGACGGCTTTGACTTCGCCGTCGGCCAGGACGAACGTGATTCGGTCGACGAAATCACCGCGTATCTCCACATCGAACGCCTCGGCTACCTCCCCGTAGGGGTCCGCCAGCAGGTCGAAGGAGAGGTCCTCCTCGTCGGCGAACTCCCGGTGGGAGTCGACATCGTCCGTCGAGACGCCGTAGACGGTCACACCCGCCCGCCGGAACGATTCGATGTCGGCCTCGAACTGCCGGGCTTCGAGTTGACAGCCCGGCGTGCCGTCCCGCGGGTAGAAGTAGACGACCGTCGGCTCCTCGAAGTCCGGCATCACGGTCTCTCCGTTCTGGTTTTTGGCTTCGATAGCCGGTGCGTCCGCGCCTTGCTGTAGCGTCATGTCCACGTGTGGCGGGACGGGACACATCAACCTAATCCGGCCTAAAGTGACACGATGCCGTCGTCGAGCATGTCCATCAGCACGTCGCGGGCGTGTCCGTCAGCCGAAACGCCGCCGTAGACGCGCCGAACCTCGCCGTCAGCCAAGACGAACGTCGTTCGCTCGGCCCGGCCTTGGCTATCCCGCAGCACGCCGAACGCATCGCAGAGTTCGCCGTCGGGGTCCGCCAGCAGGTCGTAATCGATGCCCTCGCTTTCGGCGAACTCCCGGTGGGAGTCGACGCCGTCCGTCGAGACGCCGTAGACGGTCACGCCGGCATCGGCGTAGGATTCACGCTCGCGTGCGAACTGGTCGGCCTGCGTCGAACACCCGGGCGTGCCGTCCTCGACGTAGAAGTACAGGACGGTCGGAACCTCGAAATCGGGGGTGACCGACTCGCCGTGCTGGTTCGACGCTTCGACGTCCGGGGCGGGCTCGCCTACGTCAAGCATACCGGCACTTCCGGGCGAGGCGGGTTAGTGGTTGTCCACGCACCTACAGCGACTCCGCCGTCGCGTAGGCCCTCGCGCGCCAGGCGGCATCGATAGCGACGGTCGCGACGAGGCCGAGAACCGCCAGAGCCACCGACAGTGACACGGCAAGCGAGGCCGAGAGCGGCGTGGAGAGGACGCCACCGGCCGCGACGGCGACGACCA of the Natronomonas halophila genome contains:
- a CDS encoding DUF7571 family protein, with the protein product MQPCQHCQTVIDEYILDKQLEPLRDLTVDDFNVCADCATIVADACVECGGAVYVPRSESTVPDYCPACRAELIERTGQDPGWQHDQLST
- a CDS encoding cold-shock protein, giving the protein MANGKVDFFNDTGGYGFISTDSDEVDDDEDVFFHMEDVGGPDLEEGQEVEFDIESSPKGPRATNLVRN
- a CDS encoding peroxiredoxin — its product is MTLQQGADAPAIEAKNQNGETVMPDFEEPTVVYFYPRDGTPGCQLEARQFEADIESFRRAGVTVYGVSTDDVDSHREFADEEDLSFDLLADPYGEVAEAFDVEIRGDFVDRITFVLADGEVKAVVDADDMDPDGHADDVLAEVERVA
- a CDS encoding peroxiredoxin codes for the protein MLDVGEPAPDVEASNQHGESVTPDFEVPTVLYFYVEDGTPGCSTQADQFARERESYADAGVTVYGVSTDGVDSHREFAESEGIDYDLLADPDGELCDAFGVLRDSQGRAERTTFVLADGEVRRVYGGVSADGHARDVLMDMLDDGIVSL